CGTTGGCCATTTCGGCGAGGGTCTCGATGGCCGAGGCGCTGCCCGCCAGTTCGGGGACGAGGGTGCCGGTGATCGTCACCTTGTCGTCGCCCGGCCCGACGAACTGCGAGGCCGCCGGGGCGAGGAAGCGATCATCGCGCGCGTGGCGCCAGGCGCGATCGCGCCCGATGCGGTCGGGCAGGAGGGTCTGGGTGTCGAACACGAACATGCCGATGGCGGCGAGCA
The genomic region above belongs to Novosphingobium sp. IK01 and contains:
- a CDS encoding phage tail protein, whose translation is MLAAIGMFVFDTQTLLPDRIGRDRAWRHARDDRFLAPAASQFVGPGDDKVTITGTLVPELAGSASAIETLAEMANEGEAWPLMDGTGTILGTYTIDRLANEGALLIDNGLARKVDFTLELTRVA